Genomic DNA from Jejubacter calystegiae:
ATCTCTGGCCACCAGTACTGGATGTATTTGCCCACGGCGGTGAGCTCCGCCATCGCGACCAGCACGTAGAGCACCCAGTAGTTCCAGCCAGAGGCGAAACCGGCGAAATCGCCCCAGTATTTATAGGCGAAGTGGCTGAATGAACCAGCGACCGGCTCTTCCACCACCATTTCCCCTAACTGACGCATAATCAGGAAAGCGATGAAGCCGCCGATCGCATAGCCCAGGATAACCGACGGGCCGGCCATTTTGATGGTGTCAGCTATCCCCAGGAACAGACCGGTACCGATGGCACCGCCCAGCGCGATAAGCTGAATATGGCGATTTTTCAGGCCGCGCTTAAGCGAGTCGCCGTGCTGTTGACCTTCCATTATGAAACCTCGTATGTGGTAAAACGCCGATTTTCAGCGTTAATGTAACCCTGCTTTTTGTAGGCTGTATTCATTTGTTTACGGATCCGGTTTCGTTATTTATCGGCTTCCGGTTCCGTTCGGCAAAGAATAGTGATAAGCGGCGCCAAATGCACCTGGTTTCTGAGTGGGGAGCGGCGGTGTGTCTAAAAAGAGAGCGTTTGACGCTATCAGGTGAGCTATGTTCCAGAATGCTCGCCAGGTGTTAAAGCGTTTTTAATGAATAATTATTCGTATTTTTCTTTGTTGAATCGGTTCAGATTGCCCTGGTTTTGCGTCTTTATTGTTAAGATTTGTCAGGTTATTCGTAATGCCGTTATTTTTATGTGGTTATGGGGGTGAAATGCATAATCTGTAATCTTGTTAAAAAGTGTCGGCTTTCCTGATTTCAATCAAACCAGGATAGACAGAAGGTGAATACTTTGTTACTTTAGCGTCACGAACATGAAATTGGTATGACCAATTGACTCCGCGGTTATGGCAAAGAATAGGGAACTATGGCCTACAGCAAAATCCGCCAACCAAAATTATCAGATGTGATTGAGCAGCAGCTGGAGTTTCTGATTCTTGAGGGGACGTTGCGCCCCGGTGAAAAACTTCCTCCTGAGCGTGAGCTGGCTCGCCAGTTTGACGTTTCCCGCCCTTCACTGCGCGAGGCTATTCAGCGCCTTGAGGCAAAAGGGCTGCTGCTGCGCCGCCAGGGCGGCGGTACCTTTGTACAAAGTAGTCTGTGGCAGAGCTTCAGCGATCCGCTGGTGGAGTTGCTGACCGACCATCCCGAATCTCAGTTTGATCTCCTGGAGACCCGTCACGCGCTGGAAGGCATTGCGGCTTACTACGCGGCACTGCGCGCCAACGAAGAGGATCGGGCACGCATTCGCGTCTGCCACGAAGAGATCGAACGAGCCCAGAAGGCCGGGGATCTGGATGTTGAATCCAGCGCCGTCGTTAAATATCAAATCGCCGTGACGGAAGCGGCACACAACGTAGTACTGCTTCATTTGCTACGCTGCATGGAGCCGATGCTGGCGCAGAATGTTCGACAGAATTTTGAATTGCTCTATGCGAGGCGCGAGATGCTGCCTCTCGTGAGCAGCCATCGCGCCCGAATTTTCGAGGCGATTATGGCGGGGGAGCCGGAGCAGGCGCGTGAAGCCTCGCACCGCCACCTCTCCTTTATTGAGGAAATCTTGCTGGATCGCAGCCGTGAGCAAAGCCGACGCGAACGCTCAATGCGCCGCCTGCAGCAACGTAAGGATTAGAGTTTGTGCGAGGGCCGTGGCCCGTGCTTCGGCGGTCGTCGGGCGCAGGAACAGGGGGCTCGCTGTAAGCTCAAAAAAGCGCCCATTTTTAGAGCGCGGCAACTAAACGCAGAACCTGTCTTATTGTGCTTTGGTAAGTCAGAGTGCAATGGGACAGGTTCCAGCATAATCAACGTATTAGATAGATAAGGAATACCCCATGTCAGAACGTTTACAGAATGACGTGGATCCGATCGAAACTCGCGACTGGCTACAGGCGATCGAATCGGTCATCCGTGAAGAAGGCGTTGAGCGCGCCCAGTTCCTGATTGACAACCTGCTGAACGAAGCCCGTAAAGGCGGCGTTAGCGTTGCCGCAGGCGCTGGGTCTACAGGTTATATCAACAGCATTAATGTTGATGATGAACCGGAATATCCGGGTAACCTGGACCTGGAACGTCGCATCCGTTCTGCGATTCGCTGGAACGCTATCATGACCGTGCTGCGTGCCTCCAAGAAAGATCTGGAGCTGGGTGGCCACATGGCATCCTATCAGTCCTCTGCCACCGTTTATGAAGTGTGCTTTAACCACTTCTTCCGCGCTCGCAATGAAAAAGACGGCGGCGACCTGGTTTACTTCCAGGGCCATATCTCCCCGGGCGTTTACGCGCGTGCTTTCCTGGAAGGTCGCCTGACCGAAGAACAGATGAACAACTTCCGTCAGGAAGTTCACGGTAACGGCCTGTCTTCCTACCCGCACCCGAAACTGATGCCGGAATTCTGGCAGTTCCCGACCGTCTCTATGGGTCTGGGTCCGATCGGCGCCATCTATCAGGCGAAATTCCTGAAGTACCTTGAGCACCGCGGCCTGAAAGACACCTCCGCTCAGACCGTTTACGCCTTCCTGGGCGACGGCGAGATGGACGAGCCGGAATCTAAGGGCGCAATCACCATCGCAACCCGTGAAAAGCTGGACAACCTGGTCTTCATCATCAACTGTAACCTGCAGCGTCTGGATGGACCGGTCACCGGTAACGGCAAGATCATCAACGAACTGGAAGGCATCTTCGGCGGCGCCGGTTGGGAAGTGATCAAGGTTATCTGGGGCGGACGCTGGGACGAGCTGCTGCGTAAAGATACCAGCGGTAAGTTGATGCAGCTGATGGGCGAAACCGTCGACGGTGACTATCAGACCTTTAAATCGAAAGATGGCGCTTACGTGCGTGAGCACTTCTTTAACAAGTATCCGGAAACCGCCGCACTGGTGAAAGACTGGTCCGACGATGAAATCTGGGCGCTGAACCGCGGCGGTCACGATCCGAAGAAAATCTATGCGGCACTGAAGAAAGCGCAGGACACCAAAGGCAAACCGATCGTCATCCTGGCCCACACCATCAAGGGCTACGGCATGGGCGACACCGCCGAAGGCAAGAACATCGCTCACCAGGTGAAGAAAATGAACATGGACGGCGTTCGCTATGTGCGCGACCGTTTCAATGTGCCGGTGGCCGATGCCGATATCGAAAAACTGCCGTACGTCACCTTCCCGGAAGAGTCCGAGGAGATGAAGTACCTGCGCGCCCAGCGTGAGAAGCTGAATGGCTACCTGCCGACCCGCAGCACCCACTTCAGCGAAAAACTGGATCTGCCGACTCTGGAAGATTTCACTGCGCTGCTGGAAGAGCAGAACAAAGAGATCTCCACCACTATCGCCTTTGTGCGTGCCCTGAACGTGATGCTGAAGAACAAGTCGATCAAAGACAGGCTGGTGCCGATCATCGCCGATGAAGCGCGTACTTTCGGTATGGAAGGTCTGTTCCGTCAGATTGGTATCTACAGCCCGAACGGCCAGCAGTACACTCCGCAGGACCGTGAGCAGGTGGCTTACTACAAAGAAGACGAGAAAGGTCAGATTCTGCAGGAAGGCATTAACGAGCTGGGTGCTGGCGCATCCTGGCTGGCGGCTGCCACCTCATACAGCACCAACGACCTGCCGATGATCCCGTTCTACATCTACTACTCGATGTTCGGGTTCCAGCGTATCGGCGATCTGTGCTGGGCAGCAGGCGATCAGCAGGCTCGCGGCTTCCTGATTGGCGGTACTTCCGGTCGTACTACGCTTAACGGCGAAGGTCTGCAGCACGAAGATGGCCACAGCCACATTCAGTCGCTGACCATCCCGAACTGTATCTCTTACGATCCGGCTTACGCCTACGAAGTGGCGATCATCATGCATGATGGTCTGCACCGCATGTATGGCGAACAGCAGGAGAACGTTTACTACTACATCACTACGCTGAACGAAAACTACCACATGCCGGCGATGCCGGAGGGTGCCGAAGAGGGTATCCGTAAGGGTATCTACAAGCTGGAAACCCTGGAAGGTAGCAAAGGTAAGGTTCAGCTGATGGGCTCTGGCTCCATCCTGCGTCACGTGCGTGAAGCCGCGCAGATTCTGGCCAAAGACTACGGCGTGGGTTCTGACGTGTATAGCGTCACCTCCTTCACTGAGCTTGCCCGCGACGGTCAGGACTGTGAGCGCTGGAACATGCTGCACCCGCTGGAAACCCCGCGCGTGCCGTATATCGCTCAGGTGATGAACGATGCTCCGGCAGTCGCTTCTACTGACTATATGAAACTGTTCGCCGAGCAGGTTCGTACCTACGTACCGGCCGATGACTATCGCGTGCTGGGTACCGACGGGTTCGGCCGCTCCGACAGCCGTGAGAACCTGCGTCACCACTTCGAGGTTGATGCCTCCTACGTGGTGGTAGCGGCTCTGGGCGAACTGGCTAAACGTGGTGAGATCGATGCGAAAGTGGTGGCTGAAGCCATCAAGAAATTCGACATCGATGCAGATAAAGTCAACCCGCGTCTGGCATAAGAGGTAAACAGATAATGGCAATCGAAATCAACGTACCGGATATTGGCGCCGACGAGGTCGAGGTCACGGAGATCCTGGTGAAAGTGGGTGACAAAGTTGAAGTTGAACAGTCACTCATCACCGTAGAGGGCGACAAAGCCTCTATGGAAGTCCCCTCGCCGCAGGCGGGGGTGATCAAGGAGATCAAAGTGGCCGTGGGTGACAAAGTCGCCACTGGATCCCTGATTATGGTTTTCGATTCCGCCGATGGCGCAGCTGCTGCTGCGCCCGCGCAGGAAGAGAAGAAAGAAGCCGCAGCACCGGCCGCCGCCAGTGCTGCTAAAGAAGTCATGGTACCGGATATCGGCGACGACGAAGTCGAAGTCACCGAAGTCATGGTCAAGCCTGGCGATAAAGTTGAAGCAGAGCAGTCGCTGATCGTCGTAGAAGGCGATAAAGCCTCTATGGAAGTGCCGGCACCGTTCGCGGGCGTGGTGAAAGAGCTGAAGATAGCCGTGGGCGACAAGGTGAAAACCGGTTCGCTTATCATGGTCTTCGAAGTGGCGGGCGAGGGCGCTGCTGCGCCAGCACCGGCTGCTGAAGCCGCTCCGGCGGCCGCACCTGCCGCTTCTGCTGCCAAAGAGGTTAACGTACCGGATATCGGCGGTGATGAAGTCGAAGTGACCGAAGTGATGGTCAAGCCTGGCGATAAAGTTGAAGCCGAGCAGTCGCTGATTGTCGTAGAAGGCGATAAAGCCTCTATGGAAGTACCGGCACCGTTCGCGGGCGTGGTGAAAGAGCTGAAGATAGCCGTGGGCGACAAGGTGAAAACCGGTTCGCTTATCATGGTCTTCGAAGTCGCAGGCGCCGCACCGGCACCGGCACCGGCTGCAGCCCCTGCGAAGCAGGAAGCCGCGCCAGCCGCTGCTCCGGCATCTAAGCCTGCCGCAGCCCCTGCCGCTGCCGGTAAGTCCGAGTTCGCCGAGAACGACGCCTACGTACACGCCACTCCGCTGATCCGCCGCCTGGCGCGCGAATTCGGCGTGAACCTGGCGAAAGTGAAAGGCACTGGCCGTAAAGGACGTATCCTGCGTGAAGACGTTCAGGCTTACGTGAAAGACGCTATCAAGCGCGCTGAGTCTGCACCGGCAGCCAGCGGCGGCGGCCTGCCGGGCATGCTGCCGTGGCCGAAAGTGGACTTCAGCAAGTTTGGTGAAATCGAAGAAGTGGAGCTGGGCCGTATCCAGAAGATCTCTGGTGCTAACCTGAGCCGTAACTGGGTGATGATCCCGCACGTAACCCACTTCGACAAAACCGATATCACCGATCTGGAAGCTTTCCGTAAGCAGCAGAACGCCGAAGCTCAGAAGAAGAAACTGGACGTGAAGATCACGCCGGTCGTCTTCATCATGAAGGCCGTAGCTGCCGCGCTGGAGCAGATGCCGCGCTTTAACAGTTCGTTGTCTGAAGACGGTCAGAAGCTGACGCTGAAGAAATACATCAACATCGGCGTAGCGGTGGATACCCCGAATGGCCTGGTGGTTCCGGTATTCAAGGATGTTAACAAGAAAGGCATCATTGAACTGTCCCACGAACTGATGGCGACCTCTAAGAAGGCACGCGACGGCAAGCTGACGGCCGGCGATATGCAGGGCGGCTGCTTCACCATCTCGAGCCTTGGCGGTCTGGGGACCACCCACTTCGCGCCTATTGTTAATGCGCCGGAAGTGGCCATCCTTGGCGTTTCCCGCTCCTCTATGGAGCCGGTATGGAACGGTCAGGAGTTCAAACCGCGTCTGATGATGCCTATCTCGCTCTCTTTCGATCACCGGGTGATTGATGGCGCAGACGGGGCGCGTTTCATCACTATCATCAATAACCTGCTGTCTGACATTCGCCGTCTGGTGATGTAACAGCGAGCTAAAAAGCCGGCCCTTACTGGCCGGCTTTTTTCTGGTAATCTCAGACTGTCATCGGAGGTTGCCAGAGCCGAAAGCACAATTCGTTTGCCGCTTGTTGTTTCAAAAATGTTAACAATTTTGTAAACTATTGCGGCAAGATACGTCCCGGTGGAAGAGGGCGTTGATAAAAAATGTACCCCCAGGGGGTACGACAGACGTCAGACCCGCCGGATATAAATTTAAGAGGTCATGATGAGTACTGAAATCAAAACTCAGGTCGTGGTACTTGGGGCAGGCCCGGCAGGTTATTCCGCCGCCTTTCGTTGCGCTGACTTAGGGCTGGAAACTGTACTGGTAGAACGCTACAACACCCTGGGCGGGGTGTGTCTGAACGTTGGCTGTATCCCTTCTAAAGCGCTGCTGCATGTAGCGAAAGTGATCGAAGAAGCGAAAGCGCTGGCCGACCACGGCATCGTTTTCGGCGAACCGAAGACCGACATCAACAAAATCCGTACCTGGAAAGAGAAGGTCATCACCCAGCTGACCGGCGGCCTGGCAGGCATGGCTAAAGGTCGTAAAGTGAAGGTGGTTAACGGCCTGGGCCAGTTCACCGGCGCCAACACCCTGGAAGTCGATGGCGAAGGCGGCAAGACCGTGATTAACTTCGACAACGCCATTATCGCCGCGGGCTCCCGCCCGATCGAACTGCCGTTTATCCCGCATGATGACCCGCGCGTATGGGACTCCACCGATGCGCTGGAGCTGAAAGAAGTGCCTGAGCGCCTGCTGATCATGGGCGGCGGTATCATCGGCCTGGAAATGGGCACCGTCTACCACGCGCTGGGCTCTCAGATTGACGTGGTTGAGATGTTCGACCAGGTGATTCCGGCTGCCGATAAAGACGTGGTGAAAGTGTTCACCAAGCGTATCAGCAAGCAGTTCAACCTGATGCTGGAAACCAAAGTGACCGCCGTTGAAGCGAAGAAAGACGGTATCTACGTCACGATGGAAGGTAAAAAAGCACCTGCTGAGCCGCAGCGTTACGACGCCGTACTGGTCGCTATCGGCCGTACCCCGAACGGTAAGCTGATTGATGCCGGTAAAGCAGGCGTGGAAGTGGACGATCGCGGCTTTATCCGCGTCGACAAGCAGATGCGTACCAATGTGCCGCACATCTACGCTATCGGCGATATCGTCGGTCAGCCGATGCTGGCGCACAAAGGGGTGCATGAAGGCCACGTGGCTGCGGAAGTTATCTCCGGCAAGAAACACTACTTCGACCCGAAAGTGATTCCGTCCATCGCTTACACCGAGCCGGAAGTGGCATGGGTGGGTCTGACCGAGAAAGAAGCCAAAGAGAAAGGCATCAGCTATGAGACCGCCACCTTCCCGTGGGCGGCATCTGGCCGTGCTATCGCTTCTGACTGTGCAGACGGTATGACCAAGCTTATCTTCGATAAAGAGAGCCATCGCGTGATCGGCGGCGCCATTGTGGGCACCAACGGCGGCGAACTGCTGGGCGAAATCGGCCTGGCTATCGAGATGGGCTGCGATGCGGAAGATATCGCGCTGACCATCCACGCGCACCCGACGCTGCATGAATCCGTGGGTCTGGCCTCCGAAATCTTCGAAGGCAGCATCACCGACCTGCCGAACCCGAAAGCGAAGAAGAAGTAGTTCTCCTTCAATATCAGGTTCTGAAACCGGGCGCCGCAAGGCCCCGGTTTTTTCTTCCTTTACCATAATCTCCCGCGTACCTCCCTGCTTTGAAAAGCTTTTTTATCGTCTGACGCCATATTTTTACTCATTTTCCCTGTCGGATCGGCGTAGTAGCATGCATCGAATTCCTTACATTATCTAAACAAAAATTTTACAAGCTTGTTGGTTAATAGAGGGGTATGGCATGTGGACGTTGAGTGAGTGGAAGAAACGCGCAGCACAGCAGCGTTTCATCTGTCAGGCACAGATAGAGGGTAAAGCCTGCGACGCGAAGTCGGGACAGACTTTCGCGGTGATCAACCCGGCCACGGATCAGATTCTGGCGCAGGTCGCCGAGTGCGGTGACGATGAAGTGGAACGGGCGGTGCGTGCGGCTCGCCGCGCATATCAGCGCGGCATCTGGGCCAGGCAGTCGCCGACGGCGCGTAAAGCGGTGCTGTTGCGCCTTAGCGAGCTGATTATGCAGCATCGTGATGAACTGGCGCTGCTGGATTCGCTCAGCATGGGCAAACCGGTGGTGGAAGCCTGGCAGCTCGATATTCCCGGCACCGCCCACTTCTTTAGCTGGTATGCCGAAAGTCTGGATAAAATCTACGGTCAGGTAGCGCCCACCGCGGCGGATGCCGTCGCCACGGTCACCCGCAGTCCGCTTGGCGTGGTGGCGGCCATTGTGCCCTGGAACTTCCCGCTGGAGATGGCCGCGTGGAAGGTGGCGCCTGCGCTGGCGGCAGGGAACAGCGTGTTGCTTAAGCCTGCGGAGCAGTCGCCGTTTTCGGCCCTGCGTCTGGCGGAACTGGCGCTGGAGGCTGGAATACCTGAAGGGGTCTTTAACGTGCTGCCTGGTACCGGCGCGGTCACCGGTCAGGCGCTGGGGCGGCATCCGGATATCGACTGTCTGGTATTTACCGGCTCGACCCGGACCGGTAAACGGCTGATGGAATATGCCGGGCAGTCCAACCTTAAGCAGGTATGGCTGGAGTGCGGCGGTAAGAGCCCCAATCTTATTTTCGCCGACTGCCACGACCTGGGTCTGGCGGCGGAAAATGCCGCCCGCGCCATCTTCTATAACCAGGGGGAAGTCTGTTCGGCCAACTCGCGGCTGCTGGTTGAGCGCCCGGTTTACGAGGCCGTTGTCGAACGTCTGATCGCTCTGGCCGCCGAATGGACGCCCGGCGATCCGCTGGACCCGAACAGCCGCGCCGGTGCCATGGTGGATGCCCGCCAGACGGCGAAAGTGATGGATTCTATCGCAGAGGCCCGGCGTCAGGGGGCACGCCTGGTCTGCGGTGGCGAGCGTCTTACCATTAACGGCGTGACGAATTATATCCAGCCGACGATTTTTACCGATGTCGCGCCAGATTCATTACTGGCCCGCGAAGAGATCTTCGGCCCGGTGCTGGCCGTACAGCCCTTCGATAGCGAACAGCAGGCGATTGCCATGGCCAATGACTCCCACTACGGCCTGGCGGCGTCGGTGTGGAGCGGCTCTTTGAACCGCGCCCATCGGGTGGCTCAGGCGCTGGAGGTTGGTACGGTGTCGGTCAACACCGTCGATGCGCTTGATATCTGCGTACCCTTTGGCGGCGGTAAACAGTCGGGCTTCGGGCGCGATCTGTCGCTGCACTCTTTCGATAAATACACTCAGCTAAAAACCACCTGGATTCAGTTGCACCAGTCTGCTGCGCCGGGAGGTGATTATGAAGCGGGATAACGCCAGTAAGCTGGGTTTTTTCTCTCTGTTGTCGGTGTCCGTAGGGCTGGTGGTTTCCCAGGGCGTGATGGTGATGATGCTGCACGGCGTGGGCATGGCGGGCCTCAGCTTTGTGCTGCCGCTGGCACTCGCCTGGCTACTGGCGCTGACCTACGCCTGTTCGTTTTCGGAACTGGCGCTGATGATCCCCCGGGCCGGTAGTCTGTGCAGTTATACCGAGGTGGCGCTGGGCCACTTCCCGGCGATTGTCGCCACTTTCTCCGGCTATATCGTGGTGGCGATGTTCGCGCTTTCCGCCGAGCTGCTGCTGCTCAATCTGGTGATTAGCAGTCTGTTCCCGGCGCTGGTGTTGCCGCCGATGGCGCTGGCCATGGGAATTCTGGTGCTGTTTACCCTGTTGAATCTGCTTAATATCGATATCTTCGCCCGTCTGCAGTCGGCGCTGGCGGTAGTGATGATTGTCACCCTGGTGCTGCTTGGGGTGTGCGCGATTGGCAGCGATCAGGCCACGCCCGTTAGCGCGCTGATGACGCAGCAGAGCGCCGCGCCTATGGGATGGGGCGTCATTGTGCTGGTGGCCGCGGCTATTTGGGGTTTTGTCGGCGCCGAATTTGTCTGCCCGCTGGTAGAGCAGACCCGGCAACCGCAGCGCAATATTCCCCGCTCGATGATGGTTGGTCTGACAGTGATCTTCCTGACTGTGCTGCTGTACGGTCTGGGTGCCCTGATGGTGCTGCCGCGGGAACAACTGGTGAATAACAACCTGCCTCACTATCTGTTCGCTATCCACGTATTCGGCCATACCGGCAAGGTGCTGCTGCTGGCGGCAGCGGTGACGGCCACCTGTAGCACCCTCAACTCTTCGCTGGCGACCATCTCGCGCATGCTGAGCGGTATGGCGGAAAACGGCCAGGCCTTTACCTGCTTTAAAGCGCACAGCGCTCGCACCGGCGCCCCCTGGGTCGCGGTGCTGTTTGTGGCGCTGATTACCGGCCTGCCGATGCTGCTGATGAACGGCGATGCGGTGGAGATTCTGCTGCTGGCCGCCGCGCTGTGCTGGCTGCTGGCCTATATCGTCGCCCACGTGAATGTCATGGTGCTGCGCCGCCGCTATCCCGACCTGAAGCGTCCGTTTCGCACGCCGCTCTATCCGCTGCCGCAACTGCTTGGCATCGCCGGCATGCTGTACGCCATGTGGAATGCATCGCCTTCACCGGAGATGACCGCTGAAATCTTCGGCTATGCCGGTGGCGTACTGGCGCTGGTGGCCGTTATCGCCGCGCTGTGGATTGTGTTTGTAATGCGTAAACCGCTGTTCACGCCCGAGCCGCTGGAGCAGGCACTGCATCCGTCCCGTACGGAAGTCGCCAACGCCGCCAGGCCGGTACTGAACCGGGCGGAAACCGAGAACAATGCCTGATAACCAATGGAGAATCAGATGAAAATGCAGAGTAACGACAGCTACAGCACCGAAGTCTGGCAGACCATGGATGCCGCACACCATATCCACGCCTTTGTCGACCAGAAGAAGCTCAACGCCGAAGGGCCGCGGGTGATCGTCAAAGGCGAGGGGATGTATCTGTGGGACAGCGAAGGTAAGCGCTATCTCGATGGCATGTCCGGGCTGTGGTGCACTCAACTGGGCTACGGGCGTCGGGATCTTATTGAGGCGGCCAGCCGCCAGATGGAGCAGCTCTCCTACTACAACATGTTCTTCCACACCACGCACCCGGCGGTGGTAGAGCTTTCCGAACTGCTGTTCAGCCTGCTGCCCGGGCGTTACAGCCACGTGGTTTATACCAATTCCGGCTCTGAATCCAACGAAGTGCTGATCCGCACCGTGCGTCGTTTCTGGCAGGTGGTTGGTAAACCCAGCAAACGCATTATGATTGGCCGCTGGAACGGCTATCACGGCTCTACGCTGGCCGCTACCGCCATGGGCGGCATGAAGTTTATGCATGAGATGGGCGGTATGCTGCCCGATATCGCCCATATCGATGAACCGTACTGGTACGCTCACGGTGGCGATATGACACCCGAAGAGTTTGGCCTGCGCTGTGCCCGCCAGTTGGAAGAGAAAATTCTGGAGCTGGGCAGCGACAACGTGGCAGGTTTTGTCGCCGAACCCTTCCAGGGGGCGGGGGGGATGATCTTCCCGCCGGAAAGCTACTGGCCGGAGATCCAGCGCATCTGCCGTAAGTATGATGTGCTGCTGTGCGCCGATGAAGTTATCGGCGGCTTTGGGCGCTGCGGCGAGTGGTTCGCCCATCAGCACTTCGGCTTCGAGCCGGATACCGTCTCCATCGCCAAGGGGCTGACCTCTGGCTATGTGCCGATGGGCGGGCTGGTGCTCTCCCGGCGGATGGCAGAAGCGCTGGTGGAGCAGGGCGGCGTGTTCGCGCACGGCCTGACCTATTCCGGTCACCCGGTAGCGGCCGCAGTGGCTATCGCTAACCTGAAAGCGCTGCGCGACGAGCAGATCGTCGAGCGGGTTAAGACGGATACCGGCCCTTATCTGCAGCGCTGCCTGCGGGAACTGTTTAGCGATCACCCGCTGGTGGGCGAGATTCAGGGGACGGGTATGGTGGCCGCGCTGCAACTGGCGGACGATAAAGCCACCCGCAAGCGGTTTGAAAAAGAGGATGAGATTAGCTGGCGTTGCCGGACCCTGGGATTCGAGGAAGGTGTGATCATCCGCTCTACCCTGGGGCGCATGATTATGGCGCCGGCGCTGGTAGCAAGCCATGCCGAAATCGACGAGCTGCTGGATAAGACCCGGCGGGCTATGGATCGCACTGCGCAATCCTTAGGTCGGGGATAATCTTCGGGCGCCGGATCCCGGATTCGGCGCCTTCCGTGAATTAAATTCCGGTTATGCTTTATTAAAGAATGATAACCTGCGCTCAGGGATAGCAGTGCCCCTGCAAAGGCCAAAAGCGGCGCGAAGGCCGGAGCTACGGGGATAACAGGCCGTGACGGTAGTGGAAAATCTTTGTTGCTTTTTTGTA
This window encodes:
- a CDS encoding aldehyde dehydrogenase, with product MWTLSEWKKRAAQQRFICQAQIEGKACDAKSGQTFAVINPATDQILAQVAECGDDEVERAVRAARRAYQRGIWARQSPTARKAVLLRLSELIMQHRDELALLDSLSMGKPVVEAWQLDIPGTAHFFSWYAESLDKIYGQVAPTAADAVATVTRSPLGVVAAIVPWNFPLEMAAWKVAPALAAGNSVLLKPAEQSPFSALRLAELALEAGIPEGVFNVLPGTGAVTGQALGRHPDIDCLVFTGSTRTGKRLMEYAGQSNLKQVWLECGGKSPNLIFADCHDLGLAAENAARAIFYNQGEVCSANSRLLVERPVYEAVVERLIALAAEWTPGDPLDPNSRAGAMVDARQTAKVMDSIAEARRQGARLVCGGERLTINGVTNYIQPTIFTDVAPDSLLAREEIFGPVLAVQPFDSEQQAIAMANDSHYGLAASVWSGSLNRAHRVAQALEVGTVSVNTVDALDICVPFGGGKQSGFGRDLSLHSFDKYTQLKTTWIQLHQSAAPGGDYEAG
- the lpdA gene encoding dihydrolipoyl dehydrogenase, translated to MSTEIKTQVVVLGAGPAGYSAAFRCADLGLETVLVERYNTLGGVCLNVGCIPSKALLHVAKVIEEAKALADHGIVFGEPKTDINKIRTWKEKVITQLTGGLAGMAKGRKVKVVNGLGQFTGANTLEVDGEGGKTVINFDNAIIAAGSRPIELPFIPHDDPRVWDSTDALELKEVPERLLIMGGGIIGLEMGTVYHALGSQIDVVEMFDQVIPAADKDVVKVFTKRISKQFNLMLETKVTAVEAKKDGIYVTMEGKKAPAEPQRYDAVLVAIGRTPNGKLIDAGKAGVEVDDRGFIRVDKQMRTNVPHIYAIGDIVGQPMLAHKGVHEGHVAAEVISGKKHYFDPKVIPSIAYTEPEVAWVGLTEKEAKEKGISYETATFPWAASGRAIASDCADGMTKLIFDKESHRVIGGAIVGTNGGELLGEIGLAIEMGCDAEDIALTIHAHPTLHESVGLASEIFEGSITDLPNPKAKKK
- the aceE gene encoding pyruvate dehydrogenase (acetyl-transferring), homodimeric type — its product is MSERLQNDVDPIETRDWLQAIESVIREEGVERAQFLIDNLLNEARKGGVSVAAGAGSTGYINSINVDDEPEYPGNLDLERRIRSAIRWNAIMTVLRASKKDLELGGHMASYQSSATVYEVCFNHFFRARNEKDGGDLVYFQGHISPGVYARAFLEGRLTEEQMNNFRQEVHGNGLSSYPHPKLMPEFWQFPTVSMGLGPIGAIYQAKFLKYLEHRGLKDTSAQTVYAFLGDGEMDEPESKGAITIATREKLDNLVFIINCNLQRLDGPVTGNGKIINELEGIFGGAGWEVIKVIWGGRWDELLRKDTSGKLMQLMGETVDGDYQTFKSKDGAYVREHFFNKYPETAALVKDWSDDEIWALNRGGHDPKKIYAALKKAQDTKGKPIVILAHTIKGYGMGDTAEGKNIAHQVKKMNMDGVRYVRDRFNVPVADADIEKLPYVTFPEESEEMKYLRAQREKLNGYLPTRSTHFSEKLDLPTLEDFTALLEEQNKEISTTIAFVRALNVMLKNKSIKDRLVPIIADEARTFGMEGLFRQIGIYSPNGQQYTPQDREQVAYYKEDEKGQILQEGINELGAGASWLAAATSYSTNDLPMIPFYIYYSMFGFQRIGDLCWAAGDQQARGFLIGGTSGRTTLNGEGLQHEDGHSHIQSLTIPNCISYDPAYAYEVAIIMHDGLHRMYGEQQENVYYYITTLNENYHMPAMPEGAEEGIRKGIYKLETLEGSKGKVQLMGSGSILRHVREAAQILAKDYGVGSDVYSVTSFTELARDGQDCERWNMLHPLETPRVPYIAQVMNDAPAVASTDYMKLFAEQVRTYVPADDYRVLGTDGFGRSDSRENLRHHFEVDASYVVVAALGELAKRGEIDAKVVAEAIKKFDIDADKVNPRLA
- the aceF gene encoding pyruvate dehydrogenase complex dihydrolipoyllysine-residue acetyltransferase, whose protein sequence is MAIEINVPDIGADEVEVTEILVKVGDKVEVEQSLITVEGDKASMEVPSPQAGVIKEIKVAVGDKVATGSLIMVFDSADGAAAAAPAQEEKKEAAAPAAASAAKEVMVPDIGDDEVEVTEVMVKPGDKVEAEQSLIVVEGDKASMEVPAPFAGVVKELKIAVGDKVKTGSLIMVFEVAGEGAAAPAPAAEAAPAAAPAASAAKEVNVPDIGGDEVEVTEVMVKPGDKVEAEQSLIVVEGDKASMEVPAPFAGVVKELKIAVGDKVKTGSLIMVFEVAGAAPAPAPAAAPAKQEAAPAAAPASKPAAAPAAAGKSEFAENDAYVHATPLIRRLAREFGVNLAKVKGTGRKGRILREDVQAYVKDAIKRAESAPAASGGGLPGMLPWPKVDFSKFGEIEEVELGRIQKISGANLSRNWVMIPHVTHFDKTDITDLEAFRKQQNAEAQKKKLDVKITPVVFIMKAVAAALEQMPRFNSSLSEDGQKLTLKKYINIGVAVDTPNGLVVPVFKDVNKKGIIELSHELMATSKKARDGKLTAGDMQGGCFTISSLGGLGTTHFAPIVNAPEVAILGVSRSSMEPVWNGQEFKPRLMMPISLSFDHRVIDGADGARFITIINNLLSDIRRLVM
- the pdhR gene encoding pyruvate dehydrogenase complex transcriptional repressor PdhR gives rise to the protein MAYSKIRQPKLSDVIEQQLEFLILEGTLRPGEKLPPERELARQFDVSRPSLREAIQRLEAKGLLLRRQGGGTFVQSSLWQSFSDPLVELLTDHPESQFDLLETRHALEGIAAYYAALRANEEDRARIRVCHEEIERAQKAGDLDVESSAVVKYQIAVTEAAHNVVLLHLLRCMEPMLAQNVRQNFELLYARREMLPLVSSHRARIFEAIMAGEPEQAREASHRHLSFIEEILLDRSREQSRRERSMRRLQQRKD